One Staphylococcus ratti DNA segment encodes these proteins:
- a CDS encoding tetratricopeptide repeat protein — translation MEQTQIHQLIQQGQFEKALEACFNNIEAHPDQVENYINSGILLSEAGEIEKAEKFFQRALTLKPDNGAVYYNLANVYFNESRFQEAIKLYQQAMQKGLENKDTNYMIGLSFYQLDAKKQALPYLMRASELDASFEDLEVQFQYGLLLCELEMFQEAIPVLSKILEQESKHADAQYNVTLAQYMVDEDLEAAIKGFEQATKMDNTHMLSHHALKTFKMIQSQEEE, via the coding sequence ATGGAGCAAACACAAATTCATCAATTAATACAACAAGGGCAATTTGAAAAAGCGCTAGAAGCTTGTTTTAATAACATCGAAGCGCATCCTGATCAAGTTGAAAATTATATTAATTCAGGTATTTTGTTATCAGAAGCTGGAGAAATTGAAAAAGCAGAAAAGTTTTTTCAACGTGCGTTAACTTTAAAGCCAGATAACGGTGCTGTTTATTATAATCTTGCAAATGTGTATTTTAATGAATCACGTTTTCAAGAAGCAATCAAACTTTATCAACAAGCGATGCAAAAAGGTTTGGAAAATAAAGATACCAATTACATGATTGGACTATCTTTTTATCAATTAGATGCTAAAAAACAAGCATTACCATATTTAATGAGAGCGTCAGAGCTTGATGCCTCTTTTGAAGACTTAGAAGTTCAATTCCAATATGGATTACTTTTATGCGAGTTAGAAATGTTCCAAGAAGCTATTCCAGTGTTAAGCAAAATCCTTGAGCAAGAGTCTAAGCACGCAGATGCACAGTACAATGTAACGCTTGCACAGTATATGGTGGATGAAGATTTAGAAGCGGCTATAAAAGGATTTGAGCAAGCCACTAAGATGGATAATACTCATATGTTAAGTCATCATGCGCTCAAAACATTCAAAATGATTCAGTCTCAAGAGGAGGAATAA
- a CDS encoding ATP-dependent RecD-like DNA helicase has product MENPTLFEQSYIKGNIEVILFQNSDNYYTVLKVEVEDTNEDFDTIATVVGYFPNIVESETYTFKGQIAEHPKYGKQLKAETFQKELPQTRDAVIQYLSSDLFKGVGKKTAESIVDTLGEKAIQVILKDTSVLEKVPKLSKTKQQQIAEQVIQNQESEQIMIRLNELGFGAKLAMDIYKFYKGETLNIIEQNPYQLVYDIRGVGFHKADQLANLIGISENHPNRLKAGIQYVVEETCIKQGHTYLPKEALLTEAYTLLTKQIESDIETALIEDVLTQLIEEKRLIEDEGQVAIPSLYYSELKSTQNVYKVMHNQITLDTFDQSEVQLHIGEIEEKNGVAYATAQKEALESAMKHKMMILTGGPGTGKTTVIKGIVHLYATLHGISLDYNDYTDEDYPIVLAAPTGRASKRLHDATGLEAMTIHRLIGWNQETQPEDILENEITAKLIIIDEMSMVDTWLFHQFMAAVPNDAQVVLVGDEDQLPSVGPGQVFKDLIASKVLPRINLTEVYRQQDGSSIIALAHRMKSGQTVDITERFHDRSFIPCHVDQIPEVVQKVVTNAVQKGYDMSDIQVLAPMYRGNAGIQRLNKILQNILNPLAEEEQREIQFGDVMFRKGDKVLQLVNRPNDNIFNGDIGVIVGIFWAKENALNKDVVVVDYEGNEITYLKSDLTELTHAYCTSIHKAQGSEFPIVIMPIVKQYFRMLQKPILYTGLTRAKQSLVFLGDAEAFNIGLKTEGQVRFTRQQSFLEQYFQNHQEDEAAPEVLTEATMFQIDPMINMNHVSPYDFLEIDNA; this is encoded by the coding sequence GTGGAGAACCCAACACTTTTTGAACAGTCCTATATCAAAGGCAATATTGAAGTCATCTTGTTTCAAAACAGTGATAATTATTACACTGTACTTAAAGTTGAAGTTGAAGACACCAATGAAGACTTTGATACTATTGCAACAGTAGTTGGGTATTTCCCTAATATAGTAGAAAGTGAGACGTATACATTTAAAGGTCAAATTGCTGAACATCCAAAGTATGGAAAGCAATTAAAAGCTGAAACGTTTCAAAAAGAACTTCCACAAACGAGAGATGCAGTAATTCAATATTTGTCGAGCGACTTATTTAAAGGCGTCGGTAAGAAAACAGCTGAATCAATCGTAGACACTTTGGGCGAAAAAGCAATACAAGTGATATTAAAAGACACATCTGTGCTAGAAAAAGTGCCCAAACTTTCTAAAACTAAGCAACAACAAATTGCTGAACAAGTCATTCAAAATCAAGAAAGCGAACAAATTATGATTCGCTTAAATGAACTTGGATTTGGGGCAAAATTGGCGATGGATATTTACAAGTTTTATAAGGGAGAAACTTTAAATATTATTGAACAAAATCCATATCAATTAGTTTATGATATTAGAGGTGTCGGTTTTCATAAAGCGGACCAATTAGCAAATTTAATAGGTATATCGGAAAATCACCCAAACCGATTAAAAGCAGGGATTCAATATGTTGTAGAAGAAACTTGCATCAAACAAGGTCATACGTATTTACCGAAAGAGGCTTTACTTACCGAAGCGTACACGCTTTTAACAAAACAAATTGAATCTGATATTGAAACGGCGTTAATCGAAGACGTCTTAACGCAACTTATTGAAGAAAAGCGCTTAATCGAAGACGAGGGCCAAGTTGCCATTCCGAGTTTATATTATTCGGAACTGAAAAGCACACAAAATGTGTATAAAGTCATGCATAATCAAATTACATTAGACACGTTTGATCAATCAGAAGTACAATTGCATATTGGTGAAATTGAAGAAAAAAATGGCGTTGCCTATGCAACCGCTCAAAAAGAAGCACTTGAATCTGCCATGAAACACAAAATGATGATATTGACCGGAGGACCAGGAACGGGTAAAACTACGGTAATTAAAGGCATTGTGCATCTTTATGCGACATTGCATGGGATTTCATTAGATTATAATGATTATACTGATGAAGATTATCCCATTGTACTCGCAGCACCAACGGGACGTGCATCTAAACGGCTTCATGATGCCACCGGCTTAGAAGCGATGACCATTCATCGGCTTATCGGTTGGAACCAAGAGACGCAACCTGAGGATATTTTGGAAAATGAAATTACAGCCAAACTTATTATTATCGATGAGATGTCGATGGTAGATACTTGGTTGTTTCATCAATTTATGGCTGCTGTACCAAATGATGCACAAGTCGTATTAGTTGGCGATGAAGATCAATTGCCATCGGTAGGTCCTGGTCAAGTTTTTAAAGATTTGATTGCATCTAAAGTGCTTCCGCGTATTAATTTGACAGAAGTTTATCGTCAACAAGACGGCTCTAGTATTATCGCGCTAGCCCACCGCATGAAATCTGGCCAAACTGTAGACATTACAGAACGTTTTCATGACCGTTCTTTTATCCCATGCCATGTTGATCAAATTCCAGAAGTTGTTCAGAAGGTTGTCACAAATGCCGTTCAAAAAGGATATGATATGTCTGATATCCAAGTGCTTGCGCCAATGTATCGTGGTAATGCAGGAATTCAGCGGCTTAATAAAATACTTCAAAATATCTTAAATCCTTTAGCCGAAGAGGAACAAAGAGAAATTCAATTTGGCGATGTGATGTTTCGAAAAGGAGACAAAGTCCTACAACTTGTCAATCGTCCGAATGACAATATTTTTAATGGCGATATTGGTGTGATTGTAGGCATTTTTTGGGCTAAAGAAAATGCGCTTAATAAAGATGTCGTCGTTGTTGACTATGAAGGAAATGAAATCACATATTTAAAATCAGATTTAACGGAACTTACGCATGCTTACTGTACGTCGATTCATAAAGCACAAGGGTCTGAATTTCCAATTGTTATTATGCCGATTGTGAAACAGTATTTTCGAATGCTTCAAAAACCTATCCTTTATACTGGATTGACACGGGCGAAGCAATCATTGGTATTTCTCGGAGATGCCGAAGCTTTTAACATTGGTTTAAAAACGGAAGGGCAAGTGAGATTCACGCGTCAACAAAGCTTTTTAGAACAGTATTTCCAAAATCATCAAGAAGACGAAGCTGCGCCGGAAGTACTAACCGAAGCAACAATGTTCCAAATCGATCCAATGATCAATATGAATCACGTTAGCCCGTATGATTTTTTAGAAATTGACAATGCCTGA
- the alaS gene encoding alanine--tRNA ligase, with protein sequence MKTLKASEIRQMFIDFFVEKGHMVEPSAPLVPIDDDSLLWINSGVATLKKYFDGREIPKKPRIVNAQKSIRTNDIENVGFTARHHTFFEMLGNFSIGDYFKREAVAFAWEFLTSERWMAMEADRLYVTIHPEDTEAYRLWHDEIGLSESRIIRIEGNFWDIGEGPSGPNTEIFYDRGEAYGKEDPAEEMYPGGENERYLEVWNLVFSEFNHNKDHSYTPLPSKNIDTGMGLERMASISQNVRTNYETDLFMPIMAEVEKISGKQYLNNREDDTAFKVIADHIRTIAFAISDGALPANEGRGYVLRRLLRRAVRFSQTLDINEPFLYRLVDTVATIMEPYYPNVKEKADFIGRVIKTEEERFHETLEEGLAILNQFMDQAKATNQTIDGADAFKLYDTYGFPIELTEEITRDAGLTIDMARFNEHMDAQRDRARKARQNNQSMQVQSDVLKSIQTHSTFVGYETLQSESIITDIILDGARTTEANAENTIYFVMDKTPFYAVSGGQIADKGTIQNDSFEIDVTEVTKAPNGQHLHTGYIKFGQVKEGAHVTAHVNTSERKAIMKNHSATHLLHAALKEVLGTHVNQAGSLVDSERLRFDFSHIAPMTDEEIKRVEQRVNEQIWNSEDIVIKEMAIEEAKSDGAMALFGEKYGDVVRVVDMGDFSKELCGGTHVNNTSEIGLFKITSESGTGAGVRRIEAVTGQQAYLYLEDYLNRFNQIKHEVKAKTDEQVIDKVVQLQEEEKTLQRALEQKNKEINHLKMGNIEDKVEVINDIPVLITEVQVDNVKAIRDTMDDFKSRLQNTVIILASDVDGKVSLIATVPKTLTSQLKAGDIIKQMAPIVGGKGGGRPDMAQGGGTEPEKITEALQFIKDYIKSL encoded by the coding sequence ATGAAAACTTTAAAAGCTAGTGAAATACGACAAATGTTTATCGATTTTTTCGTTGAAAAAGGACATATGGTGGAACCTTCTGCACCGCTTGTTCCTATTGACGATGATTCTTTGCTATGGATTAATTCCGGTGTTGCTACATTAAAAAAATATTTTGATGGTCGTGAAATTCCAAAAAAACCAAGGATTGTTAATGCACAAAAATCTATACGTACAAATGATATTGAGAATGTAGGTTTTACAGCACGTCATCATACTTTCTTTGAAATGTTAGGGAACTTTTCTATTGGCGATTATTTTAAGCGTGAAGCTGTAGCTTTTGCTTGGGAATTTTTAACTAGCGAACGTTGGATGGCAATGGAAGCAGATCGTTTATACGTAACAATTCATCCTGAGGATACAGAAGCTTATCGTTTATGGCATGACGAAATTGGTTTAAGCGAGTCGCGTATTATTAGAATTGAAGGGAACTTTTGGGATATTGGGGAAGGCCCATCAGGTCCCAATACTGAAATTTTTTATGACCGTGGCGAGGCATATGGTAAAGAGGATCCTGCCGAAGAAATGTATCCAGGTGGAGAAAACGAACGTTACTTAGAAGTGTGGAATCTTGTATTCAGTGAATTTAATCATAATAAAGATCATTCATATACACCATTACCAAGTAAAAATATTGATACCGGCATGGGACTTGAGCGTATGGCCTCAATTTCTCAAAATGTGCGTACGAATTATGAAACAGATCTATTTATGCCAATCATGGCTGAAGTTGAAAAGATTTCTGGTAAACAATATTTAAATAATCGTGAAGATGATACTGCATTTAAAGTGATTGCAGACCATATTAGAACGATCGCTTTCGCAATTTCTGATGGTGCCTTACCAGCTAATGAGGGACGAGGTTATGTTTTACGTCGCTTGTTACGTCGTGCGGTACGCTTTAGCCAAACATTGGATATTAATGAACCGTTCTTATATCGTTTAGTAGATACAGTTGCGACGATTATGGAACCGTACTATCCGAATGTTAAAGAAAAAGCCGATTTTATTGGGCGTGTTATAAAAACTGAGGAAGAACGTTTCCATGAAACTTTAGAAGAAGGGCTTGCGATTTTAAATCAATTTATGGATCAAGCGAAAGCAACAAATCAAACTATTGATGGTGCAGACGCATTTAAATTGTATGATACGTATGGTTTTCCTATTGAATTGACTGAAGAAATTACACGCGATGCTGGACTTACGATAGATATGGCGCGCTTTAATGAACATATGGATGCGCAACGTGATCGCGCACGTAAGGCAAGACAAAACAATCAGTCGATGCAAGTTCAAAGCGACGTGTTAAAATCAATACAAACGCACAGTACATTTGTAGGTTATGAAACGTTGCAATCAGAAAGTATCATTACTGACATTATTCTTGATGGCGCGCGTACAACTGAAGCAAACGCTGAAAATACCATTTATTTTGTAATGGATAAAACACCATTTTATGCGGTAAGCGGAGGTCAAATTGCTGATAAAGGTACTATTCAAAATGACAGCTTTGAAATTGACGTCACAGAAGTCACAAAAGCGCCAAATGGTCAACATCTTCATACAGGATACATCAAGTTTGGACAAGTAAAAGAAGGTGCCCACGTAACTGCACATGTCAATACTTCGGAACGTAAAGCGATAATGAAAAACCATAGTGCGACGCATTTATTACATGCAGCTTTAAAAGAAGTGCTTGGCACACACGTAAACCAAGCTGGCTCTTTAGTAGATAGTGAGCGCTTACGCTTCGATTTTTCGCACATTGCTCCGATGACAGATGAAGAAATCAAGCGCGTTGAGCAACGTGTTAATGAACAAATATGGAATAGTGAAGATATTGTTATTAAAGAAATGGCAATTGAGGAAGCAAAATCTGATGGTGCAATGGCACTCTTTGGTGAAAAATATGGCGATGTTGTACGCGTTGTTGATATGGGAGATTTCTCGAAAGAACTTTGTGGCGGTACTCATGTAAATAATACATCAGAAATTGGTTTATTTAAAATCACAAGCGAATCAGGAACGGGTGCAGGTGTCCGTCGTATTGAAGCCGTTACTGGACAACAAGCGTACCTCTATTTAGAAGATTATCTTAACCGATTTAATCAAATTAAACATGAAGTTAAAGCGAAAACAGACGAACAGGTTATAGATAAAGTCGTTCAATTACAAGAAGAAGAAAAAACACTTCAACGTGCGCTTGAACAAAAAAATAAAGAAATTAATCATTTGAAAATGGGCAATATAGAGGATAAAGTAGAAGTAATTAATGATATTCCGGTGCTCATTACAGAAGTACAAGTAGATAATGTGAAAGCAATTCGCGACACGATGGATGATTTCAAATCGCGTTTACAAAATACTGTGATTATTTTAGCAAGTGATGTTGACGGAAAAGTATCATTAATCGCTACTGTGCCTAAAACACTTACAAGTCAACTTAAAGCTGGTGACATCATTAAGCAAATGGCACCAATCGTTGGAGGTAAAGGCGGTGGCCGACCAGATATGGCTCAAGGTGGCGGCACTGAACCAGAAAAGATAACAGAAGCATTACAATTCATTAAAGACTATATTAAATCATTATAA
- a CDS encoding IreB family regulatory phosphoprotein, with protein sequence MENFDKTMKFNYEDIPKENVEYILNNVYHTLEERGYNAVNQFVGYLLSGDPAYIPRHNEARNQIRHIDRDDIMEELVSFYLKHHSKDSDA encoded by the coding sequence ATGGAAAACTTTGATAAAACTATGAAATTCAACTATGAAGACATCCCTAAAGAAAACGTTGAGTATATACTTAACAATGTGTACCATACTTTAGAAGAACGTGGCTACAATGCAGTAAACCAGTTTGTAGGTTATTTACTTTCAGGTGATCCGGCGTATATTCCGCGTCATAATGAAGCGCGTAACCAAATTAGACATATCGATCGTGATGATATTATGGAAGAACTTGTCTCTTTTTATTTGAAACATCACTCAAAAGATTCAGATGCTTAA
- the ruvX gene encoding Holliday junction resolvase RuvX — protein sequence MLKHKIIGLDVGSKTVGVAISDLMGWTAQGLDTLHINEQENQLGIDTLTQIILKENVGTVVIGLPKNMNNSIGFRGEASLKYKEALQQALPNLEIIMWDERLSTMAAERSLLEADVSRSKRKKVIDKMAAVFILQGYLDSLN from the coding sequence ATGCTTAAACATAAAATCATTGGCCTCGATGTCGGCAGTAAAACAGTTGGTGTTGCCATTAGTGATTTGATGGGATGGACAGCACAAGGACTAGACACACTCCATATTAACGAACAAGAAAATCAGCTCGGAATAGATACCTTAACTCAAATTATTCTAAAAGAGAATGTAGGTACTGTTGTGATAGGGTTACCTAAAAACATGAATAATTCTATAGGATTTCGTGGAGAAGCTTCTTTAAAATATAAAGAAGCGCTTCAACAAGCATTGCCAAACCTTGAAATTATTATGTGGGATGAGCGACTCAGTACAATGGCTGCTGAACGTTCTCTATTAGAAGCAGATGTTTCAAGGTCTAAACGTAAAAAAGTAATTGATAAAATGGCTGCTGTATTTATTTTGCAAGGGTATTTAGACTCATTAAACTAA
- a CDS encoding DUF1292 domain-containing protein, with translation MTNQNHNNQEIEIKNDEELLTLFDEEGNEVLYRKMLEFYHPGFDKDYVILAEEGAQSDDDDLIELVPMINVPDESGDGGKFLPVETDEEWEMIEEVVNTNLDEVEE, from the coding sequence ATGACAAACCAAAACCATAATAACCAAGAAATTGAAATTAAAAATGACGAAGAACTTTTAACTTTATTTGATGAAGAAGGCAATGAAGTGCTTTACAGAAAAATGTTAGAGTTTTATCACCCAGGCTTTGACAAAGATTATGTTATTCTTGCCGAAGAAGGTGCGCAATCAGATGATGACGACCTTATTGAACTTGTTCCAATGATTAACGTTCCTGATGAATCTGGAGATGGCGGTAAGTTTTTGCCAGTTGAAACAGATGAAGAGTGGGAAATGATTGAAGAAGTTGTAAATACAAATTTGGATGAAGTAGAAGAATAA
- a CDS encoding O-methyltransferase: MHDKNLQYFLDIQSHQSELNSLRSFAEEHQVPIIDQLSLDLILQLIRIKKPMNILEIGCAIGYSSMHFASVCPSIHVTTIERNTEMITEAKRNFTNYGFDEQIRLIEGDALQAYEAVNDRQYDMIFIDAAKAQSQKFFELYQDLLTDGGMIITDNVLYHGFVADIDIVRSRNVKQMVKKVKKFNQWLVEQKAFTTNFVNMDDGLAISIKEYSND; encoded by the coding sequence ATGCACGATAAAAATCTTCAATATTTTTTAGACATTCAGTCACATCAATCAGAACTGAATTCATTACGTTCATTTGCTGAAGAACATCAAGTACCGATTATCGATCAACTCTCATTAGATTTAATCCTACAATTGATACGAATTAAAAAACCGATGAACATTTTAGAAATTGGTTGTGCAATTGGCTATAGTAGTATGCATTTTGCTTCTGTTTGTCCATCTATTCATGTGACGACAATTGAACGCAATACAGAGATGATTACAGAGGCCAAACGAAATTTTACAAACTATGGTTTTGATGAACAAATTCGTTTAATTGAGGGAGATGCGCTACAAGCATATGAAGCGGTAAATGATCGACAATATGATATGATTTTTATCGATGCAGCAAAAGCACAATCTCAAAAATTCTTTGAACTGTATCAAGATTTATTAACAGATGGTGGAATGATTATTACAGATAACGTACTCTACCATGGATTTGTCGCAGACATTGATATTGTGAGAAGTCGAAATGTAAAACAAATGGTAAAAAAAGTTAAGAAATTTAATCAATGGCTAGTCGAACAAAAAGCGTTCACAACGAATTTTGTAAATATGGACGATGGCTTAGCCATTTCTATAAAGGAGTATTCAAATGACTGA
- a CDS encoding peptidase U32 family protein, protein MTELLVTPKSLSHIDTLIDKGADAFVIGEEKFGLRLAGEFNREALIQATHKIQAAGKKVYVAVNGIFHNYHIPALEDYIQFLHELRVDRIIFGDPAVVMFVKQQENPIPLHWNAETLVTNHFQCNYWGKRGATRAVLARELSLEEILSIKENSDVEIEVQVHGMTCMFQSKRMLLGNYYTFQERQMKIERPEHNSDKQLLLYDEERDNKYPVFEDYNGTHIMSPNDICLIEELEPLFEAGIDAFKIDGLLHSEDYINVVTEQYRKAIDFFETSPEAYEDEKFMLVDAIEEIQPEHRPFDEGFFYKHTVY, encoded by the coding sequence ATGACTGAGTTATTAGTGACACCTAAGTCATTAAGCCATATAGATACTTTAATTGATAAAGGCGCGGATGCTTTTGTTATTGGTGAAGAAAAATTTGGTTTAAGATTAGCAGGTGAGTTTAATAGAGAAGCTTTAATTCAAGCAACACATAAAATACAAGCTGCTGGCAAGAAAGTGTATGTCGCTGTCAATGGCATCTTTCATAATTATCATATTCCTGCACTTGAAGACTATATCCAATTTTTACATGAATTACGTGTAGATCGTATCATATTTGGTGATCCGGCCGTAGTCATGTTTGTCAAACAACAAGAAAATCCAATTCCTCTACATTGGAATGCTGAAACATTAGTGACAAATCATTTTCAGTGTAATTATTGGGGAAAAAGAGGCGCAACCCGTGCTGTACTAGCACGTGAACTAAGTTTAGAAGAAATTTTGAGTATAAAAGAAAATAGTGATGTCGAAATTGAAGTTCAAGTTCATGGCATGACTTGTATGTTCCAATCTAAACGCATGCTTTTAGGGAATTACTACACTTTCCAAGAACGCCAAATGAAAATTGAGCGCCCTGAACATAATTCGGACAAACAACTTTTATTGTACGATGAAGAACGAGATAATAAATATCCTGTTTTTGAAGATTACAATGGGACACATATAATGTCACCGAATGATATTTGTTTGATTGAAGAACTTGAGCCATTATTTGAAGCTGGTATTGATGCATTTAAAATTGATGGCTTACTTCATAGCGAAGACTATATTAATGTTGTTACTGAGCAGTATCGTAAAGCAATTGACTTTTTTGAGACGTCACCAGAAGCATACGAGGATGAAAAATTTATGCTTGTAGATGCCATCGAAGAAATTCAGCCTGAACATCGTCCATTTGACGAAGGATTTTTCTACAAACATACGGTGTATTAA
- a CDS encoding peptidase U32 family protein: MKVMEAMKPKMPTKMKKPELLAPAGNLEKLKIAIHYGADAVFIGGQEYGLRSNADNFTIEEIKQGVDFANQYGAKVYITTNIIAHDENIEGLDTYLKQLESTGATGIIVADPLIIETCKRVAPKLEIHLSTQQSLSNYKAVEYWKEEGLDRVVLARETGAMEMQEIKDKVDIEIEAFIHGAMCIAYSGRCTLSNHMTARDSNRGGCCQSCRWDYDLLTVDKEGELDIYFEDGQSVPFAMSPRDLKLIESIPNMMDLGIDSLKIEGRMKSIHYIATVVSVYRKVIDAYAEDPENFKIKTEWLIELDKCANRDTAPAFFKGTPGYEEQMFGNESAKKSPFDFIGLVLAYDETTKLATIQQRNHFKPGQEVEFFGPEIETFKQVIDVIYDEEGNELDAARHPLQIIQIKVNQPIYPNNMMRKEV, translated from the coding sequence ATGAAGGTGATGGAGGCGATGAAGCCTAAAATGCCGACTAAGATGAAAAAGCCTGAATTACTTGCACCAGCTGGAAATTTAGAAAAATTAAAGATTGCGATTCATTACGGTGCAGATGCTGTTTTCATTGGAGGTCAGGAATATGGCTTACGTTCGAATGCAGATAATTTCACAATAGAAGAAATTAAACAAGGTGTCGACTTTGCTAATCAATACGGTGCTAAAGTTTATATTACGACAAATATCATTGCGCATGATGAAAATATAGAAGGCTTAGATACGTATTTAAAGCAGCTTGAATCTACTGGCGCAACTGGAATTATTGTTGCAGATCCACTTATTATTGAGACGTGTAAACGTGTGGCACCTAAACTGGAAATTCATTTATCTACGCAACAATCTTTAAGTAATTACAAAGCAGTTGAGTATTGGAAAGAAGAAGGTCTTGATCGTGTAGTGCTTGCGCGTGAAACAGGTGCGATGGAAATGCAAGAAATTAAAGACAAAGTAGATATCGAAATTGAAGCATTTATACATGGTGCGATGTGTATCGCTTACTCTGGTCGTTGTACATTAAGCAATCATATGACAGCTCGAGACTCCAATAGAGGTGGATGTTGTCAAAGTTGTCGTTGGGATTATGATTTATTAACTGTAGATAAAGAGGGCGAACTAGATATTTACTTTGAAGATGGACAATCTGTTCCATTTGCAATGAGCCCAAGAGACTTAAAGTTAATTGAATCTATTCCCAATATGATGGATTTAGGTATTGATTCACTAAAAATTGAAGGACGTATGAAATCGATTCATTATATTGCAACAGTTGTTTCAGTGTATCGTAAAGTGATTGATGCGTACGCTGAAGATCCTGAAAACTTCAAAATTAAAACTGAATGGTTGATTGAATTAGATAAATGTGCAAACCGTGACACTGCGCCAGCCTTTTTCAAAGGTACACCAGGTTACGAGGAGCAAATGTTTGGAAATGAATCTGCCAAAAAATCTCCGTTTGATTTTATCGGATTAGTACTTGCTTACGATGAAACAACAAAACTAGCTACGATTCAACAGCGTAATCATTTTAAACCTGGTCAAGAAGTCGAATTTTTTGGTCCTGAAATTGAAACATTTAAACAAGTGATTGATGTCATTTATGATGAAGAAGGTAATGAACTTGATGCCGCACGACATCCTTTACAAATTATTCAAATTAAAGTTAATCAACCTATTTATCCAAACAACATGATGCGAAAGGAAGTTTAA
- the udk gene encoding uridine kinase: protein MTSTTIIGIAGGSGSGKTSVTNEIMKNLDGHSVALIEQDFYYKDQSHLTFEERLKTNYDHPFAFDNDLLIQNLKDLKAGKAVEVPTYDYTVHTRSDKKIAFEPKDVIIVEGIFALENETLRDMMDVKIYVDTDADLRILRRLIRDTQERDRTMESVVEQYLNVVRPMHNQFIEPTKKFADIIIPEGGSNKVAIDIMTTKIQALVQKQN from the coding sequence ATGACCTCTACGACAATTATTGGTATTGCTGGTGGTTCGGGTTCTGGGAAAACATCAGTAACAAACGAAATTATGAAAAATTTAGATGGCCATAGCGTTGCTTTAATAGAGCAAGATTTTTATTATAAAGATCAATCACACCTGACTTTTGAAGAAAGATTAAAAACGAATTATGATCATCCTTTTGCATTTGATAATGATTTATTAATTCAAAATTTGAAAGATTTAAAAGCAGGAAAAGCTGTTGAAGTACCAACTTATGATTATACCGTTCATACTAGAAGCGATAAAAAAATTGCATTTGAACCTAAAGATGTTATTATCGTAGAAGGTATATTTGCGCTTGAAAATGAAACACTTCGTGATATGATGGATGTTAAAATATATGTCGACACCGATGCAGATTTACGTATTTTACGTCGTTTAATACGTGATACGCAAGAGCGTGATCGCACGATGGAATCTGTAGTCGAACAATATTTAAATGTGGTTCGTCCAATGCATAATCAATTCATCGAACCAACGAAGAAATTTGCGGATATCATCATTCCGGAAGGTGGAAGCAACAAAGTTGCAATCGATATCATGACAACGAAAATTCAAGCATTAGTTCAAAAACAAAATTAA
- the greA gene encoding transcription elongation factor GreA: MENQKQYPMTQEGFEKLEQELEELKTVKRPEVVEKIKVARSFGDLSENSEYDAAKDEQGFIEQDIQRIETMLRHALIIEDTGDNHVVQIGKTVTFVELPGNDEESYQIVGSAEADAFNGKISNESPMAKSLIGKKLNEEVRVPLPNGAEINVKIVDIK, from the coding sequence ATGGAAAATCAAAAACAATATCCTATGACCCAAGAAGGTTTTGAAAAATTAGAACAAGAATTAGAAGAACTGAAAACCGTTAAGCGTCCAGAAGTCGTAGAAAAAATTAAAGTTGCACGTAGCTTTGGTGACTTATCTGAGAACTCAGAGTACGATGCAGCAAAAGATGAACAAGGATTTATCGAACAAGACATTCAACGTATTGAGACAATGCTTCGTCATGCTTTAATTATTGAAGATACAGGCGACAATCATGTTGTACAAATAGGTAAAACGGTTACTTTCGTAGAATTACCTGGCAACGATGAAGAAAGTTACCAAATCGTTGGATCTGCAGAAGCTGATGCATTTAACGGTAAAATTTCAAATGAATCACCGATGGCAAAATCGTTAATCGGTAAGAAATTAAATGAAGAAGTACGCGTTCCACTGCCAAATGGTGCCGAAATCAACGTTAAAATTGTAGACATTAAATAA